In Vanacampus margaritifer isolate UIUO_Vmar chromosome 18, RoL_Vmar_1.0, whole genome shotgun sequence, a genomic segment contains:
- the bccip gene encoding protein BCCIP homolog has protein sequence MASSAKKRAVGLGENPQESDDSSDESPETDDISTDEDSESFEEELNEVVTVDFEAYAVSHNHFNGIKKLLQQLFLKAHVNTSEITDIIIEQNHVGSVIKQAEVPEDSDDDDPDEVFGFITMLNLTERKGVQCVEQIKELILEQCEKSSGQVAAEQLEQMLGDTAKPVGLLLSERFVNVPPQIALPLHVHLQDEISEAERTNKPSGKYHYCLMISKTCMQVSKTVTARGPDPTDPKDEYMFINAEEEFFYEHAVSTFHFSVQDEADSCLSGRWSVDDVPMKPFRTVMLIPVESIPTIMDKLKEYLTV, from the exons ATGGCTTCGTCGGCTAAGAAGAGGGCGGTAGGTCTGGGGGAAAACCCCCAGGAAAGCGATGACAGCTCGGACGAGAGTCCGGAGACAGACGACATTTCCACCGATGAGGACAGCGAATCGTTCGAAGAGGAGCTTAATGAG GTGGTTACGGTGGACTTCGAAGCGTACGCCGTTTCGCACAACCACTTTAATGGCATCAAGAAGCTCTTACAACAG TTGTTTCTGAAGGCTCACGTCAACACGTCAGAGATAACCGACATCATCATCGAGCAGAACCACGTGGGAAGTGTCATCAAG CAAGCGGAGGTGCCCGAAGACAGCGACGATGACGACCCGGATGAAGTGTTTGGCTTCATCACCATGCTGAACCTGACGGAACGAAAG GGCGTGCAGTGCGTGGAGCAGATCAAAGAGCTGATCCTGGAGCAGTGCGAGAAGAGCTCGGGCCAAGTCGCCGCCGAGCAGCTGGAGCAGATGCTGGGCGATACCGCCAAGCCCGTCGGCCTGCTGCTGAGCGAGCGCTTTGTCAATGTGCCGCCGCAGATCGCTTTGCCGCTGCACGTGCACCTGCA GGATGAGATCTCGGAAGCCGAGCGGACCAACAAGCCCAGTGGGAAGTACCACTACTGCCTGATGATCAGCAAGACCTGCATGCAGGTCAGCAAGACCGTTACCGCCAGAGGGCCTGACCCCACTGACCCCAAGGACGAATACATGTTCATTAACGCTGAGGAGGAGTTCTTCTATGAG CACGCCGTCTCCACGTTCCACTTCTCGGTGCAGGACGAGGCCGACTCGTGCTTGAGCGGCCGCTGGTCCGTGGACGACGTTCCCATGAAGCCGTTCCGCACGGTCATGTTGATCCCGGTGGAGAGCATTCCCACCATCATGGACAAACTGAAAGAATATCTGACCGTTTGA